The Egibacteraceae bacterium genomic interval GTCTCGCGGCGCCATCCCGCGACCACCGAGCGCCCGTCAGGCGTCACGTCGAGCTGCACGCCGTGGAGTCCCCATCCGGGGTGGGGCGTGAGCTCGGAGAGCGCCAGGTGGTCCTCGCCGGGTGTGACCGGCCCGACCGCTACGGTCAGGCGCCCCTGGCGGGGGCCGACGTAGTCGTCCCAGTAACGGATCGGGTAGCGCTCGAAGAGCCGGGCGGACACGCCGACGTCCGTGCGCGCCTTTGCGCGGGCCCGGTCGGCTGCCCAGTCCTCCGCGTCGGGATGAACCGCCGAGAGCAGCACGACGCTGCCGGCGTCCCGGGCCACACCGACGGCCTGCACCCCACCGGGCGGGGCGGCGGCCAGCCACGCCTCGCCGCCGGCGGCCGGCAGCAGCCAGAGCCCGGCGGTCTCCTCGTCCTCGGTCGCGTCCTCCGCTGCGTCCGGATCGGGGCGTGCCGAGGTGAACAGCACCGACCCGTCGGGCAGGAACGCCGCGCCGGACTCGCCCGGGGCGGAGCGGGTCAGCCGCCGTGGCGGTTGGGCTCCGGTGGGGTCGAGCTCCCAGAGGGCCGTGACGAAGCGCTTGGGCCCACGGCGGGCGACGGTCGTGACCAGCCTGCCGCCGTCGGGGGACAGTGCGAGCCCGGCGACGCGGGGGATGTCGAGGAAGCGGTCAAGGGTGAAGTCGGCGGCCATGCCGACGATCATGGCAGCAAGTTCCGCTGGGCGTGGAGGCTGCGTGCCGAAGCCCGCAGCGTGGGATGATGGCCGGAGCACGCCAGCGAAGGGATGAGCATGCAAGACGCTGTGATCGTCGGCTATGCGCGCACCCCCATCGGCAAGTTCGGGGGTAGCGTGTCCGCCCTGACCGCCATGGACCTGGGTGGGCACGCCATCGCCGGGGCACTCGCCCACGCCGGGGCCTCCCCGGACCACGTCGAGTCGGTGATCATGGGCCATGTGCTCCAGGCGGGGCAGGGCCAGATCACCGCCCGGCAGGCGGCCCGCAACGGCGGTCTCGGCATGCGGGTGCCAGCGCTGACCGTGAACAAGGTGTGCCTGTCGGGCATGAGCGCGGTGGCGTCGGCTGATGCCACCATCCGTCTCGGTCAGTCCGACGTGGTCGTGGCGGGCGGCATGGAGTCCATGTCGAACGCGCCCTACCTGCTGCCGAAGGCCCGGACGGGCTACCGCATGGGGGACGGCACGCTGGTCGACTCGATGATCCGCGACGGCCTGTGGTGCGCCTTCGACGACGAGCACATGGGGGCAGCCAGCGACCGCATGAACGCCCGTCACACCATCAGCCGGTCGGCGCAGGACGAGTGGGCGGCGATGTCCCACGAGCGGGCCGTGTCGGCGTGGAAGGACGGCCGTTTCGCCGGCGAGGTCGTGCCGGTCGCCGTGCCCCAGCGCCGCGGCGAGCCAACGACCGTCGACCAGGACGAGGGCATGCGCCCGGGAACCACGGCCGAGTCCCTCGCCCGCCTCGCGGCGGCGTTCGCGGAGGACGGCACCATCACGGCCGGCAACGCGAGCCAGGTCTCCGACGGGGGGGCGGCCCTCGTGCTCACCAGCAGGGCGAAGGCCGGCGAACTGGGCCTGGCCCCGCTGGCGCGGGTGGTCTCCTACGGCTCCGTGGCCGGTCCGGACCCGTCGCTGCACCACCAGCCGGCGCAGGCCATCGAGCAGGCGGCACGCCGGGCCGACCTCGATCCGCGCGGTCTGGACCTCTACGAGATGAACGAGGCGTTCGCGTCCGTGGCGATCCACTCCGCCAGACTGCTGGACCTCGACGCGGCGAAGATCAACGTCAACGGCGGGGCGATCGCCCTCGGCCACCCGATCGGCTGCACGGGCGCCCGCATCACCATCACGCTGCTCGCGGAGCTGATCCGCCGGGGCGGCGGCCGGGGCGCTGCGGCGCTGTGCGGGGGTGGCGGGCAGGGCGACGCCCTGATCCTTGAGACGCTGTAGGGGGCCGGCTCAGGGTCCGCACGCGCGCAGGCGGTAGCCTCGCGGCGACATGGATGCCGCGGAGCTCGTCGACCGATTGCTCGCCGGTGAGCGCCGGGCCATCGCTCGGCTGCTGACCCGTGTCGAGGACGGGTCGCAGGCGCGGCTGCGGGACGCGGTGGCTCGCCTGCATCCCCACACCGGGCGGGCATGGATCCTCGGGATCACCGGCTCGCCGGGGGTGGGCAAGTCGACGTTGACCAACGCGCTGGTCACGGAGTGGCGTCGACGCGACCGCACGGTCGCGGTGGTCGCGGTGGACCCATCCTCGCCGTTCTCGGGCGGTGCGTTGCTGGGAGACCGCGTCCGCATGCAGGAGCACGTCCTCGACGAGGGCGTCTTCGTCCGGTCCATGGCCAGCCGGGGCCACCTCGGTGGCCTGTCGTGGGCCACCCCCCAGGCTGTGCTGGTCCTGGATGCGGCCGGGTTCGACCTGGTCGTCGTGGAGACGGTGGGCGTGGGACAAGCCGAGGTCGAGATCGCCTCCACGGCGGACACCACGCTGGTCACCGTGGCCCCGGGCATGGGCGATGCGATCCAGGCGGCCAAGGCGGGCATCCTGGAGGTCGCCGACGTCTTCTGCGTCAACAAGTCCGATCGGCAAGGCGCCGACCGCACGGTCCGCGAGCTGCAGGAGATGCTGAGGATGGGGGGTGAGGCGTCGCCGGACTGGGTGCCGCCGGTGGCCCGGACCGTGGCCGCCGACGGCACGGGAGTCGCCGCCCTGGCCGACGAGCTCGACCGGCACGTCGCCTGGAGCGAGCGCAG includes:
- a CDS encoding acetyl-CoA C-acetyltransferase, yielding MQDAVIVGYARTPIGKFGGSVSALTAMDLGGHAIAGALAHAGASPDHVESVIMGHVLQAGQGQITARQAARNGGLGMRVPALTVNKVCLSGMSAVASADATIRLGQSDVVVAGGMESMSNAPYLLPKARTGYRMGDGTLVDSMIRDGLWCAFDDEHMGAASDRMNARHTISRSAQDEWAAMSHERAVSAWKDGRFAGEVVPVAVPQRRGEPTTVDQDEGMRPGTTAESLARLAAAFAEDGTITAGNASQVSDGGAALVLTSRAKAGELGLAPLARVVSYGSVAGPDPSLHHQPAQAIEQAARRADLDPRGLDLYEMNEAFASVAIHSARLLDLDAAKINVNGGAIALGHPIGCTGARITITLLAELIRRGGGRGAAALCGGGGQGDALILETL
- the meaB gene encoding methylmalonyl Co-A mutase-associated GTPase MeaB, giving the protein MDAAELVDRLLAGERRAIARLLTRVEDGSQARLRDAVARLHPHTGRAWILGITGSPGVGKSTLTNALVTEWRRRDRTVAVVAVDPSSPFSGGALLGDRVRMQEHVLDEGVFVRSMASRGHLGGLSWATPQAVLVLDAAGFDLVVVETVGVGQAEVEIASTADTTLVTVAPGMGDAIQAAKAGILEVADVFCVNKSDRQGADRTVRELQEMLRMGGEASPDWVPPVARTVAADGTGVAALADELDRHVAWSERSGQRAQRRLDRARLQVRELALGTVRERFAAVGDGDLADELSRRVA